One genomic segment of Candidatus Obscuribacter sp. includes these proteins:
- a CDS encoding 3-hydroxybutyryl-CoA dehydrogenase: MQESKIAVIGAGTMGASIALALVSGGYPVLLKETDDKFLAKGFEVIDRLLASKVKKGMTEEAASSLRQMISGTTVYDDFAEVDFVIEAASENIDIKRQIFQDLDQYCHLEAILATNTSSLSISQIAGFTRRADKVVGMHFFNPAHIMKLVEVIPGLETSHDTVLSALELATSLGKLAIRVEECASFLVNRLLGRYMNEALFCLEEGLATVEEIDQAAVDFVVPIGPLALRDMNGADIGLAVATFNYNEYGPRFAVPALLGELVKENSLGQKTGAGFYSYDKETRKRQGVNPNLAAMLERARQTDSMGASKGEKFSAERLFLPMINEAFLAMQERICQPEDLDRALMAGLGMRKGPLTIASEMGLAQCLAEIERLSQVCGERFRPAPLLKRFVWAGRASVV; encoded by the coding sequence ATGCAGGAAAGCAAAATTGCAGTGATTGGCGCTGGCACCATGGGAGCATCAATCGCTCTGGCATTAGTCAGTGGTGGCTATCCTGTCTTGCTCAAAGAGACTGACGACAAATTTTTAGCCAAAGGCTTTGAAGTAATCGATCGTCTGCTTGCTTCTAAAGTCAAAAAGGGCATGACTGAAGAAGCCGCTAGCTCCTTGCGTCAAATGATCAGCGGCACAACTGTATATGATGATTTTGCCGAAGTAGACTTTGTCATCGAAGCTGCTTCAGAAAATATCGATATCAAACGACAGATTTTTCAAGATCTTGATCAGTATTGTCATCTTGAAGCAATTCTTGCCACCAATACTTCCAGTCTATCTATTTCTCAAATTGCTGGATTTACAAGACGTGCTGACAAAGTAGTGGGCATGCACTTTTTTAACCCTGCTCACATCATGAAACTAGTAGAAGTAATACCAGGCCTGGAGACTTCGCACGATACTGTTTTGTCTGCTCTGGAGCTTGCTACCAGTTTGGGCAAGCTCGCTATTAGAGTGGAAGAATGTGCTTCGTTTTTGGTCAATAGACTGCTTGGACGCTATATGAATGAAGCGCTCTTTTGTCTCGAAGAAGGTCTGGCTACGGTGGAAGAAATCGACCAGGCCGCTGTGGATTTTGTGGTGCCCATAGGACCACTGGCTTTGCGCGATATGAACGGTGCTGATATCGGTCTGGCTGTCGCTACTTTTAACTACAACGAATACGGACCGCGCTTTGCTGTACCGGCTTTGCTTGGCGAACTGGTCAAAGAAAATAGCCTGGGCCAAAAAACCGGTGCGGGATTTTATAGCTATGACAAAGAAACAAGAAAGCGTCAGGGTGTCAATCCAAACCTGGCCGCTATGCTCGAGCGGGCGCGCCAGACTGACAGCATGGGAGCTAGCAAGGGCGAAAAATTTAGCGCAGAAAGGCTCTTTTTGCCAATGATAAACGAAGCGTTTTTAGCTATGCAAGAACGCATCTGTCAGCCTGAAGATCTCGACAGAGCCCTGATGGCTGGACTGGGTATGCGCAAAGGACCTCTCACTATAGCCAGTGAAATGGGACTTGCTCAATGTTTAGCAGAAATTGAAAGACTGAGTCAGGTTTGCGGCGAGAGATTTAGACCAGCTCCCTTACTCAAACGATTTGTTTGGGCAGGACGTGCATCGGTGGTCTAA
- a CDS encoding tetratricopeptide repeat protein, whose translation MSNHRKAKFTANKIIALSLGLVLSSPYCLAASGNTVNGLTPANMSRLADFEEEIYGAARKNLSNDARLDELELKLLGSTKSGSDTVRLEQIASLMPSTRAGSTALVPRAPSLDSLPVQAAPFRDNPQQELQDKNSEALANALSLYSSGHTAEAQKGLSDILNGDPNNFDALYNLGVISESAGNFDQALYYYKRAQAVNGKDSEVNKAVLALSRKAADTQKTLSDKAQQQKQARLKQMVQEASAMYQAKNFDGAISRLTAVAYEAPRDADVQFALAQACRGKGDINGARHFMAQALALNPQNQSYANAMRELQNAPAVASGAPAVAPSYRGNQIASSSNAATAGGQITPFAGSKADEYAASGGQSGYASTSSYLGAGSTRLKRAVTYGVAGAAGAALFSAFAPSYNGRSRSYNMGSAALKGGLLGSFLGLTFGR comes from the coding sequence ATGTCAAATCATCGCAAAGCAAAATTTACTGCAAATAAAATAATTGCACTGAGCTTAGGTCTAGTGCTCTCCAGTCCTTATTGTCTGGCTGCTAGTGGCAATACTGTCAATGGCCTGACGCCAGCTAACATGAGCCGCCTGGCTGACTTCGAAGAAGAAATCTACGGCGCTGCTCGTAAAAATCTCTCTAACGATGCCAGACTCGACGAGTTAGAGCTAAAACTATTGGGCTCGACCAAAAGCGGTAGCGACACTGTACGCCTCGAGCAAATTGCCAGTCTTATGCCCTCTACCAGGGCTGGCAGCACAGCACTTGTGCCTCGCGCTCCGTCCTTAGATAGTCTGCCTGTGCAGGCGGCACCGTTTAGAGACAATCCTCAGCAAGAATTACAAGACAAAAATAGCGAAGCCCTGGCAAACGCCCTCTCTCTTTATAGCAGCGGTCATACAGCAGAGGCACAAAAGGGACTGTCTGACATACTTAACGGCGATCCAAATAACTTTGATGCCCTCTACAATCTAGGCGTCATCTCTGAGAGTGCTGGTAATTTTGACCAGGCGCTCTACTATTACAAACGCGCTCAGGCAGTCAATGGCAAAGACAGTGAAGTAAATAAAGCGGTGCTTGCCCTGAGCCGCAAAGCAGCCGATACTCAAAAAACTTTGAGCGACAAAGCGCAGCAACAAAAACAAGCCAGGCTCAAACAGATGGTGCAAGAAGCCTCCGCTATGTACCAGGCTAAAAACTTTGATGGCGCCATCAGTCGCCTTACTGCTGTCGCTTATGAGGCTCCACGCGACGCCGATGTGCAGTTTGCTCTGGCTCAAGCTTGTCGGGGTAAAGGCGATATCAATGGAGCCAGACATTTTATGGCTCAAGCATTAGCTCTAAATCCTCAAAACCAGTCCTATGCAAATGCCATGCGAGAGCTGCAAAACGCCCCTGCTGTTGCCTCCGGCGCTCCTGCCGTGGCACCATCTTACCGCGGCAACCAGATTGCTAGTAGTAGCAACGCTGCCACTGCTGGCGGACAAATCACACCATTTGCTGGCTCTAAGGCCGACGAATACGCCGCCAGTGGTGGTCAATCTGGTTATGCCTCCACCAGTAGCTATCTTGGAGCTGGTAGTACCAGACTCAAAAGAGCTGTCACCTACGGTGTAGCTGGAGCTGCCGGGGCTGCTCTATTTAGTGCTTTTGCGCCAAGCTATAATGGTCGCAGCCGCTCATACAACATGGGTAGTGCTGCTCTCAAGGGTGGTTTACTGGGCTCCTTTCTTGGTTTAACCTTTGGTCGATAG
- a CDS encoding dipeptide ABC transporter ATP-binding protein, producing the protein MTSSLVQIRNLTKHFPIRKGFFNKQVGAVKALTSVNLDIIEGETLGLVGESGCGKSTLGRVMLRLMNATTGEVSFEGKEIMGLDARAMKPLRRQMQIVFQNPYASLDPRMTIEQILAEPLVVHGVASGKKLREETEKLIELVGLRKEMLDRYPHEFSGGQRQRIGIARALALRPKLIVADEPVSALDVSVQAQILNLLQDLKKEFSLTYLFIAHNLDVVRYISDRIAVMYLGRIVELGPCDEVYQKPLHPYSRALISAAPVPDPDFDRSNRIILTGDLPSPANPPSGCAFHTRCPIARDICRKDLPALREITPGHFSACHFAEELLNGEIKTEQGTSGV; encoded by the coding sequence ATGACAAGTTCACTGGTCCAGATTCGCAATCTCACAAAACACTTCCCCATCCGCAAAGGCTTCTTTAACAAGCAAGTGGGTGCGGTCAAAGCATTGACCAGTGTCAACCTCGACATCATCGAGGGCGAGACCCTGGGGCTTGTGGGCGAGTCTGGTTGTGGCAAGTCCACCCTCGGTCGAGTGATGCTGCGTCTGATGAATGCCACCACAGGTGAAGTAAGCTTTGAAGGCAAAGAGATAATGGGTCTCGATGCAAGAGCGATGAAGCCTTTGCGTCGGCAGATGCAAATTGTCTTCCAAAATCCATACGCCAGCCTTGATCCCCGCATGACAATCGAACAAATATTGGCAGAGCCTCTGGTTGTTCACGGTGTAGCATCTGGCAAAAAGCTGAGAGAAGAAACTGAAAAACTGATTGAACTCGTGGGACTGCGCAAAGAAATGCTGGACCGCTATCCCCATGAATTTTCGGGTGGACAAAGACAGCGTATTGGTATTGCCAGGGCGCTGGCTTTAAGACCCAAACTAATTGTCGCCGATGAACCAGTCTCAGCACTCGATGTCAGTGTGCAGGCGCAGATACTTAATTTGCTCCAGGATCTCAAAAAAGAATTCAGCCTCACTTATTTGTTTATCGCCCACAATCTGGATGTTGTGCGCTATATCAGTGACCGCATTGCTGTCATGTATCTGGGTCGCATCGTGGAGCTAGGTCCCTGCGACGAGGTCTACCAAAAACCACTGCATCCTTATTCGCGAGCGCTTATTTCGGCAGCGCCAGTGCCGGACCCAGACTTTGACCGCTCCAATCGCATTATTCTTACAGGCGACCTGCCCAGTCCAGCCAATCCACCTTCTGGCTGTGCTTTTCATACGCGCTGCCCGATTGCCAGAGATATTTGCCGCAAAGACTTGCCGGCGCTAAGAGAAATCACCCCAGGGCACTTTTCGGCCTGTCATTTTGCCGAAGAACTGCTAAATGGAGAAATCAAAACAGAGCAAGGTACTAGCGGGGTCTGA